The nucleotide sequence TTGGTCATACACTCCGGGTTTTGAGCTTGGGAATGCCCTAAACCCACAAATCCCATGGCGGCTATCGCTGTGATGTAGAGTTTCTTTTTCATCTGTCTGTTTATTTTAAGGTGGTTAAAGTAATAATTTTTAATTAATTTTTCTCGGTATGAACCATTTATCGTTTAAAGATAAGCCCACATTAACTTTGAAATAACTTTCTTCTACTAAATCCCCATATTTGGTTCCTCTTTTACCAAGTTCAAAGCCGATGTTAATATTTGAAAGACTACGACTCATACTACTCAGTGGTAAACCTAATCCAAAAGTTATGCCAAAATCATTAATCTCCTTATTATCTACCACTATTCCCGATTTGGATACCTTTGCTCCGGCCCTGTAGGTCAATCTTTTCATATAACTGGTAAAAGAGGTGTAATCAGGAATATAATATCCTCCAAGCCTATAGGTCTGTGCATTTTGGTATTCCAAATTACTGGCGGGTGTAAGTTCGTTCTCAAAAGAGCTTAACTCCTGAAAACTGTACTCTGCCCCTAAAAACCACTTTTTATCTTGACCATAACCCACCCCCAATGTGGCGGTAGTTGGAATCTGCACCCCTGTACGTGCCAAGCCCTGAGCTTCCAAATCCACTTCCGTCACTTCAATATCCCTACCACTAACGGTGGAGAAGGAACCTATGGTCCTAGTATTTTCAGAAACCAAATTGGCCTGGGTATTTACTACAATGCTGGTAAAAAGAGTATGTTTTTCTGTTATGGCCGGTGTAAAACTGGCTCCAAAGTTAAAATCGAAGCCTTTAATTCTAGATTCAATCTTATTGAAAGAACCAAACTGTACATCTTCAATAGTCTGATAACTATTGGTATTCTGGTTCCCAAAATTAAAATTACTGGTTACCCCTAAACTAAAGTTTTTGAAAAGTTCATATCCTAC is from Arenibacter algicola and encodes:
- a CDS encoding membrane protein, producing the protein MIKNFIIAILCVTSVGIYAQNSTASPYSYFGVGDLRATGTVENQMMGGLSVYTDSIHINLNNPAAYSKLGLTTYTAGLSRKEYRFESNDSKENASISNLDYLSLGVNLGKGFGLGFGIMPYSSVGYNFLSERNTDQGLVTESFNGEGGLNRVYISVGYELFKNFSLGVTSNFNFGNQNTNSYQTIEDVQFGSFNKIESRIKGFDFNFGASFTPAITEKHTLFTSIVVNTQANLVSENTRTIGSFSTVSGRDIEVTEVDLEAQGLARTGVQIPTTATLGVGYGQDKKWFLGAEYSFQELSSFENELTPASNLEYQNAQTYRLGGYYIPDYTSFTSYMKRLTYRAGAKVSKSGIVVDNKEINDFGITFGLGLPLSSMSRSLSNINIGFELGKRGTKYGDLVEESYFKVNVGLSLNDKWFIPRKIN